From the genome of Bartonella sp. M0283:
GCGGAAGCCGAATGACCAACGCCGGCGTTATTCACCAGAATATCCAGCCGGCCAAAGAGACTTACTGTGTCGTCAACGACTTTTTTCCATTGGTCTTCCTTGGAAACGTCATGTTTCATATATTTTGCAGTACCGCCGGATTTATTAATTTCCGCCTCTACTTTTTTGCCTTGCACTTCATCAAGATCGGTCAAAACAACCTTCGCACCTTCTTTGGCTAGAAGACGTGATGTCGCCTCGCCCAAACCTTTTGCACCGCCTGTAACGATTGCAACTTTGTCTTTCACCCGCATAGTAAATTCTCCTCATAGCTACATTGAAATAGTATTCAATTTTAATCGCAATTATCGAATGTTATCAGAAGAATTGATTATCTTACAATTGTCAATTTTTCGGCTGCACGCGTAATTGCAGTATAAAGCCAACGTTCGCGCGTATCACGAAAAGCAAAACTTTCATCAAATAATACAACATTATCCCATTGCGAGCCTTGGGCTTTATGGACCGTTAAAGCATAGCCATAATCAAAATCATCATAACGGCGCTTCATTTGCCAGGAAATATCGCTTTCCGGATCATCAAAAACTGCTTTCAATAACTTGATTTTTGCAACACCGCGATCATCATCTTCCGGAGTGACGAGCAAACTTATACCGGGTTTTACCGTTTCCTTGGATGCCGTCATTACTCTCCATAACGACCCATTCAACAAACCTTTGGCCGGATCATTGCGCAAGCAAACAAGCTTATCGCCGGCTTGCGGGTAATCGGCTGTAAAACCCTTGAGTTCTCTTAAACGCTTATTATAAAGGCGACGTGTTCGATTAATGCCGACGAGAACCTGATCAGCTTCGAGAACCAATTGCTGGTCAACCTGTTTCCTCGTTATGACCCGAGCCGCACCATAGTCGCCATAATCAATATCACGACCTTCACGAACATCCATTGCCAGACGGATAATCGGGTTATCCCGTGCCTGACGGTGAATTTCCGTCAAAAGGAAATCCGGTTCATGTTCGGTAAAAAATCCGCCTCCCGATATTGGCGGCAATTGCCCAGGGTCACCCAATACAAGAATAGGGGTTCCAAAGCTCATGAGATCACGGCCGAGCTGTTCATCAACCATCGAGCATTCATCAATGACAACAAGCTTGGCCTGAGCAATCGGACTTTGACGATTGAGTGAAAACATCGGTGCCATTGATGTTTTACCCGTATTTTCGTCGGCAACTTCTTCTTCACCCCGTGGGCGATATATCAAAGAGTGAATAGTTCGCGCATTACTTGCGCCTTTTGAACGCAATACCTGAGCGGCTTTACCGGTGAAAGCGGCAAATTGAACCGTACCATCGACGCTTTCGGCAAAATAGCGTGCCAAGGTCGTTTTTCCTGTGCCCGCATAGCCAAACAAACGAAAAACCTGAGACTGACCATTTTTAAGCCAATTTGCGACACTGGTCAGTGCTTTATCTTGTTGTGGTGAAAATTGCATAGCTTATCCAAACAGGATTCGACGGTTCAGAGCAAGTCCATTATAGTCCTTTTAAAAACAGCACCTGTGTTTTTAGGGAGGAAGATATGTCCTACATCGATTTCTGTCATCATTTCAATCTCGAAATCCCGCTTATTCAAGCTCCAATGGCGGGAGTTTCAACACCGGAGCTTGCGGCAGAAATCTGTAATAATGGCGCTATTGGCTCTCTGGGATTGGGCGCATCCTCGCCTGATGCTGCATCTCGGGCAATCGAAACATTAAAAAAGGCCACAAGGCGACCTTTTAATATCAATTTTTTCTGCCACAAGCCTATCAAACCCGACAAACAAATTGACGACGCGTGGCTTCAGAAATTAAGCCCCCTATTCCACAAATTTAACGCCGAACCACCTCGAACTTTGCGGGAAATCTATAGCAGTTTTTATATGAACGACGAATTGTTCGAGCTCGTCATGAAAGAAAAACCGGCAATTGTCAGTTTCCATTTCGGACTTCCGGAAACAGCAAAAATCTCGGCAATGAAGCAAGCGGGAATATATCTCATAGCAACTGCAACCAATCTTGATGAAGCATTGGCTATTGAAAAAGCCGGTTTGGATGCAATTATTGCCCAAGGTTATGAAGCCGGCGGTCATCGGGGGACATTTGATGAAAATTTAGCGGACTCCTGTCTTTCTCTCAAACAGCTTTTAAAGGTAATTTTGAAAAATCTTTCCATCCCCGTCATAGCGGCTGGCGGGTTGATGGATGGTCAAGATATTGCAGAATGCATTAAAGCCGGTGCGAGCGCGGTACAAATGGGAACCGCTTTTATAGCCTGCCCCCAATCGCAAGCCGATAGCGGATATAAACAAACTCTCGCCAGCCAATCAGCATATCATACAGTTATGACACGTGCTTTCTCGGGGCGACCAGCGCGTGCGCTATATAATTCTTTTGTCGATTTCACCCGGCATCAATCGGATAAAGATGTGCCTCCTTATCCTTATGCCTATGACGCGGCAAAACAAATTGCCAATCTTGCCAAAGAACATCAGGACTTCGGGTTTGGTGCCTATTGGGCTGGCCAAGGTGCTCCCTTTTCCCGACCAATGGACGCAAAGAAACTCCTTGCTTGCCTCAAAAAAGAATTTCTTGCTGCTATGCAATCGTCATAAAAATAGCGTTTAAAAAAGGCCCCTACCTTGCGGTAGAGACCTTCAAACTGGTTTATCGTTTAGCTTTCCGTTATCACATGCCGTCCGGACCACGGTTCATCGCCGAAACACCTGTACGACATATTTCTACCAATCCCAAAGGCTCCATAATGGAAATAAACTGATCGACTTTGGCGGTGCGTCCGGTAATTTCGAAAATAAAATGTTCGACCGTTGCATCAATCACCTTGGCGTGGAATGCCTCGGCCAAACGCAATGCTTCCACACGATCGGCACCTTCACCTGTTACTTTTATAAGTGCCAATTCCCGCTCGATAGGTCCATCTTGCCCCTGCTCACGTGCACGAACAGTCAAATCGACCACGCGATGAACCGGTATAATCCGTTCCAACTGATGACGAATCTGGTTAAGAACTTGCGGCGTTGCCCGTGTCACAACCGTAATACGGGAAAGCTTTTCTGCATGTTCTGTTTCCGAAACTGTCAAGCTTTCAATATTATAACCGCGTCCCGAAAACATCCCGATAACACGGGCAAGCACGCCCGGCTCGTTATCAACGAGAACTGCAAGCATATGCGTTTCCATCGGGTCATTATTCGGCTCGATAAAATAAGCCGAACCAAAACTTAAATTCTGTGCGTTCATCATTCTATCCCTTATACGAGCGAGCGACCTTTTGCGTCGATAGCATTCTGAATTGATTCATCATTAGCTTCGTCAGGAAGAAGCATGTCATTATGTGCCCTACCCGATGGAATCATCGGAAAACAATTTTCCTGTTTGGCAACCACACAATCAAAGAAAACCGGCTTGTCGCATTCAAGCATTTCTTTAATTTTCTCGTCAAGTTCTTCCGGTTTCGAGCATCTTATGCCAACTGCACCATAAGCCTCGGCGAGTTTGACAAAATCCGGCATAGCATCTGTGTAGGAATTCGACAGCCTGTTTCCATGGAGAAGCTGCTGCCACTGACGCACCATTCCCATATAATGGTTGTTCAATATAAACACCTTGACGGGTGTTTTATGTTGCATTGCCGTTGCCAATTCCTGAATGTTCATCTGAATTGACGCATCGCCTGCAACACAAATAACCAGCGCATCAGGATGCGCAATTTGCACGCCGATCGAAGCCGGAAAGCCATATCCCATCGTCCCTGATCCACCCGATGTCATGAAATGGCGTGGTT
Proteins encoded in this window:
- a CDS encoding ATP-dependent RecD-like DNA helicase, translating into MQFSPQQDKALTSVANWLKNGQSQVFRLFGYAGTGKTTLARYFAESVDGTVQFAAFTGKAAQVLRSKGASNARTIHSLIYRPRGEEEVADENTGKTSMAPMFSLNRQSPIAQAKLVVIDECSMVDEQLGRDLMSFGTPILVLGDPGQLPPISGGGFFTEHEPDFLLTEIHRQARDNPIIRLAMDVREGRDIDYGDYGAARVITRKQVDQQLVLEADQVLVGINRTRRLYNKRLRELKGFTADYPQAGDKLVCLRNDPAKGLLNGSLWRVMTASKETVKPGISLLVTPEDDDRGVAKIKLLKAVFDDPESDISWQMKRRYDDFDYGYALTVHKAQGSQWDNVVLFDESFAFRDTRERWLYTAITRAAEKLTIVR
- a CDS encoding nitronate monooxygenase family protein; this translates as MSYIDFCHHFNLEIPLIQAPMAGVSTPELAAEICNNGAIGSLGLGASSPDAASRAIETLKKATRRPFNINFFCHKPIKPDKQIDDAWLQKLSPLFHKFNAEPPRTLREIYSSFYMNDELFELVMKEKPAIVSFHFGLPETAKISAMKQAGIYLIATATNLDEALAIEKAGLDAIIAQGYEAGGHRGTFDENLADSCLSLKQLLKVILKNLSIPVIAAGGLMDGQDIAECIKAGASAVQMGTAFIACPQSQADSGYKQTLASQSAYHTVMTRAFSGRPARALYNSFVDFTRHQSDKDVPPYPYAYDAAKQIANLAKEHQDFGFGAYWAGQGAPFSRPMDAKKLLACLKKEFLAAMQSS
- the ilvN gene encoding acetolactate synthase small subunit, translated to MNAQNLSFGSAYFIEPNNDPMETHMLAVLVDNEPGVLARVIGMFSGRGYNIESLTVSETEHAEKLSRITVVTRATPQVLNQIRHQLERIIPVHRVVDLTVRAREQGQDGPIERELALIKVTGEGADRVEALRLAEAFHAKVIDATVEHFIFEITGRTAKVDQFISIMEPLGLVEICRTGVSAMNRGPDGM